The Stomatobaculum sp. F0698 genomic sequence GATTAAGAGTCGGCGGTGCTTTAAGAGAGAGCGGTTAAAGTTTGTGAAGTCCGGGAACAGCGACTTATGCTTGTACTTCTCGATCGCCTCGTCAAAGACCAGAATGAGGCAGGGGAGAATCAGGATGACGCAGGCAATGCCGATTACGACGCCTTTTGCCATGACTATGCCCATGTCGCGGCCCATGGTAAAGCGCATCGCGCAGAGGGCCAGGAAACCCGCAATGGTTGTGAGCGAGCTGCCGGAAAGAGAGACAAAGGCCGAAGAGATCGCATTTGCCATGGCCTCTTGCTTGTTCGACTGCTTCTGTTTTTCCTCTTCATAGCGGTGGAAGAGGAAAATCGAATAGTCGACGGTCACGCCGAGCTGGAGTATGGCGGCAATCGCCTTGGTGATATAAGAAATCTCTCCGAGGAAGATATTGCTGCCCATATTGTAGAGCACGGCCATGCCGATGTTTGCGAGGAGCAGGAAGGGCATGACATAGGATTCGAAGCTTAAGAGCAGCACCGTGAGCATTAAAATCACGGTGATCACGGTGTAAATCGGGAGCTCGGAAATCACAAGTTCCTTGATGTCCTGCACCATGGCGGACATGCCGGCGACAAAGCACTTTTCGTTGGTGAGAGCCCGGATTTGCACAATGGCGTCCATGGTTTCATCCGCGGAGAGCGCCGTGTCGAACTGGACAATCATGAGGGTTGCCTTGCCCGCATAGAAGTTGTCGCGGAGTTTGGCGGGGAGCATATCGGTCGGAATCTGAATGCCGAGGGTATCGGAAATCCAGAAGGCATTGCTGACATGCGGCACCTTTTGAATGCTCTCTAAGAGCTCATCCGTATAGGCGGGCGGCATGCCCTCGACTACTACCATGGAGGTTGCCGCCGCTTGGAAGGGGTCCTCGAGCAGCTGTTCGCCCTGTACCGAGCGGACGTCCTTCGGGAGATAGGAGAGCACGTCGTAGTTCGTGCGGGTGCCGATGTAGCCGAGCAGGGCCGGAATCAGCAGCAGGATTGCGACAAAGAGTACGAAACGGGGTTTTTCGGTAATGCGTTTTGCCAATTTATGTATCATGATGACTCCTTTTGCCTCAGTGGTGCGTCCAAGCGGTCAGGAAAGACCAGATATCCGAGAACATTTTTCCGATGCGCGCCATGAGGCCGGGTTTCTTCTCGTTTTGTGCCCCCTTCACCTGCGTTTTCGGCTCCGTTTTTTTAATTTCCGCGCTCCGCAGCATGACGGAGACCGAGCTCACATTGTCGTTTTCGGCCGCGGTCAGGGACTCGGGAGCGGCATTGACATCGAGGGAGAAGAGGCGGGTCTTTTCGCCCGTGTTTTCATCCCACTTGTTCTCAACCAAGGAACGTATGCTCTCGCTTGCCTGATGCAGGGCATCCGTGCTGTCGAGCGCGGAGGCACTCTGACGGAGTATCGAGGCGGTCGCGCCGAGGGAGAGGTCCGCATTGCCGTGAAAGGCAGCGCTGTTGCTCTGTAAGATGTCGCGGGTTGTGCGGAGCAGCGCCGTAAGGCTCGCGCTGCCGTCTCTCAGATGCTCACTCAGGGCAGCGGCATCGCGCAAGCTGTCCTGCAGTTCCGGGAGATAAGAATCCGTGGTCTCGTAGAGGCGATTGAGGGCTGAAATGCTCTGCTGCAGGTCACCCGAGAGCGCTCCGGCATCCGCTGCCGCGCGCGTACCGGTCGAAGCGCTGCCGTAGAGAGCGTCGTAGAGCGAGGAGAGGCGAAGTACATCCAGGTCATCGCCGAGGGCGTCCAGCTTGCCGTAGATACCGTTTGCCTGTGCCGCGGCCGCCTGAACCTCGTCTCTCCGATTCCAGAGTGTAAGGGCGTAGGCAATCTGTTCGTCCGAGTAGCCGAGGGAGGCAAGCTTTCGGCTCGCAAAATCCTGGAAGCTGCCCTGCGGGTACTGCGGGGCAGCGCTGATTTCGGCATCGGAGCGGTAATCAATGCCGCTCGCATCCGAGTCGGTCGCAAGGCGGCCGCTGACCCGAACGCGATTCGCGCCGGTGCTGCCGGCATCGACGGGCTGTAAGCCGTGGGCCTGCATGTACTGTGCATAGGCCTGATAGAGGGCGCCCATTTGTTTGAGGGTTCCGTTTACGCTTTGGTCTGCGGCCTGCTTGCCGTTTGCGCTGAGCTCACGTATGGCCTTTACATCCGACCGAATCGCACGGCCGTCGCGCTCCAAGTCGTCGCTCGCATCCTGAAGGCTGTACATATTGTCTTTCAGGGAATTGAGAGTGCTTTCGCTCTCCTTTAAATGTTGCTTCAGGGAGAGGAGACTCTCATTCAGACCGCTTAGGTTCTGCTCCAATTCGTCGATGGTCCGCTCGGAGGCGTTCAGATGGCCGCCGACCGGTGCGAGATCCGCCGTGAGTGCATCCATATTGCCGAGAAAGGCGTCCAGGTTGCCGTAGAACTCGCTCTCGCGGCTCTGTATGTTTTTTTGCACGCGGTTTAAGCCGTCGAGGCCGTCCGCTGCCTGTCCCAGTTTCCCCTGCATGCCCTGCATGGAATCATAGAGTTGATCGCCGGCCGCGGTCAGCTGCTTCCAGGAGTCCTCAATGTCCCGCTTGCTGTCCTGTAAGTCCTTTAAGTCGGTAAGGCGCCCCGCAGCATTGATCGGGCCGAGGAGAAAGGTGAAACCGTTAAAGCTGAAGTCCTCGCTGCCCACGGAGAGCACATATTCCTTCTCCTCGCCGGGGAGCCAGAAGAAAACCGCGGTCTTTAAGTTGCCGACGGTCTGAATCTGGGCGTCCGGTGCCGAGAGGGAGAGGATGTCGTTTTGGTTAAAGACAGCCGCGGCGGTCAGGAACCAATTGTTTTTTTGGTACTCGCTGCTCGCGGGATTCGGAACGGCGCGGATGTGAATTTTGACCACACCCTTTTCGCCGGCGAGTTGTTCCGCCTCAACCGGGACCCCGTTCAGACGATACTGAATCGAGAGAACGAAGGGCAGGGTTTCAAAAGGCGCGCGGGTCTTTCCTTCGAAATAGAAGTGCGAGGGTGCGTTTTCGCCGAGCGAAAAGCGAACTTTGCCCTCGGAAATCTCCGGCTTGATGCCGTTCGTCAGGTTTTCGACGCTGTCGTAAGAGCCGTAGTCCACGACTTCGTTTGCGCCGTTCAGCGCATAGCTCTTTACGACTGCGGCGTCGGTCGGGTTTCCGTAGCTGTCGAGGCTCACATAGTAGGCCTCGTCGACCGTGGGGCGCACGCCGCTCGTCACTTCGGCGACTGCGACAAAGGGGGACTCGAGCGCCAGGATTGCGCCGAGGGCGAGTGCCGGCAGTCTTTTGCCGACAGGGTTCTTTTTGAAACGCTTCATTTCTGTGTGCATGATACTTGACTCCTTTGCTGCGATTATGCTTCGGCTTTCTGCGCCGATAATTGATATTGGAATGATAATAGACAAGTGTCTAATAAAAGAACTTTGAACATTATAATTCGAATCAGAAGGCTTGACAAGGGGGAAGAAGTAAAAAATCGGAAAGCATGCGTCAAATGCGCCGCCGGGTGCATCTGTCCGATCACGAATCCGGACTGAAGCGCTGTGTTTCGCTTCCCGCGCGGTATGCTCTGCAAAAAAAAAAATAAGAAGGGGGGAGAACATGGTATCGAAGTCTACCGCCGAAAGCGTCCTTGGGACCGCAGGCAGGAAATAACGGCGATATCAATACCGGAGATGCCCGGAGGTGCTTTGCGATGCAGAGCGTGCTTGCCGTTGTATGCAAGCGGGATTGCGACGGCTGCATCCACACGGCTTTACGGCTTTGCGTTCGGCGGTTTGGCGCGCAAACGGTGTAAAAACCGGCAAAATGGACGGGAGAACGCGCAAACGGAGCGGTATTTCCGAGGCTTTGTCGGCTTGTATGTGGCAAGAGGCCTGTGCTATGATAAAAAGGCTGCTTAGACAGAGAAAGGTGTTTATCAAAGTCAATGAATATTATTGTGGTCGGTAACGGAAAAATAGGAGAGCTCTTGGTACAGCAACTTTCGAAAGAAGGGCACGATGTGGTCGTTGTGGACAGCAATGCGGCGCGCATCCGTTCGCTGGAGGAAAAGCTGGACGTCTCGACGGTGGTCGGAAACGGCGCTTCGATTGAGATTTTGCGAGAGGCGGGAGCTGAGAACTGTGACATCCTGATTGCGGTGAGCAACAGCGATGAGGTGAACCTTCTGACGGCCCTGGTCGCAAAGAAGCTCGGTTGCGAGTACACGGTGGCGCGCGTTCGCAGTCCCGAGTACGACCGGGAGATGAACCTCTTAAAGACGAGCTTCGGCATTAACCTTTCGGTGAACCCCGAGAAGACCTGCGCGAAGGAGATTTTCCGCCTGCTGCAGTTCCCGAGTTTCTTAACGCGAAACTCCTTTGCGGGCGGTCGCGCGGAGATGGTGGAGCTCATAGTCCCCGAGGAGGGGAAACTCACGGACCGCAAGCTCATGGAACTTGCGCCCCTATTGGACAAGAAAGCGCTGATTTGTACGATTGAGCGGGACGGCGAGGTACTGGTTCCCTCGGGATCCACCGAGCTTCGGGCGGGCGATAAGCTTGCGGTGGCGGCGGCAACCGCAGACCTGCCCTTCCTGCTGCGCCGCTTCGGCATTCCGACCCTGGATGTGAAGCAGGTGATGATAGTCGGCGGAAGCGCAACGGCGCGCTATCTCGCGACCGATTTAATCAACGCGGGGCTCTCGGTTACCATCGTTGAGTCGGACCGCGAGAAGTGCAAGGCGCTCGAGGATCTCCTGCCGAAGGCAAGCATCATCCACGGAGACGGTTCCCTGCAGCACTTACTTGCGGAAGAGGGCATCGCGAATATGGACGCCGTGGTACCGCTGACCGGCATCGATGAGGAAAATATCCTGATTTCGCTCTACGCGCATTCGGTCGGCACGAAGAAGACCATCACGAAGGTGAATCGCACCGAGTATCTGAATCTCTTCGGCCAGGAACATCTGGGGGCCGTTGTGAGCCCGAAGTCCCTGACCGCGAACGAGATTACGCGCTACACGCGCGCGGCGAGTCAGTCGCGCGAGGGCTCGGTGGAGACGCTCCACACCATAGGCGGCGGTGCGATCGAGGCCCTCGGCTTTACGGTTCCAGAGGAGGCGAGCTTTGTCAATAAGCCCATTATGGAGCTGCCCTTAAAGCCTTCGACCCTGATTGCGAGCATTGTCAGAAACCAGAGGGTCATTATCCCCGGCGGACAGGATTGCCTGATGCGCGGTGACTCTATCGTGGTCATTGCGAGTGCGGATCGCATGATTTCGAACTTCGCGGATATCTTCCGGGAGCGCGGAGGAGAGGCATGAACTACCGTTTGATCGGAAAATACATGGGGCATATCCTCCTCGTGGAGGGAATCTTTCTGCTGCCGGCGATTGCCGTCGCGGCGGCCTATCGCGAGCCGCAGAGCGCGCGTGCCATTGCGATTGCGGCGCTACTCACGCTGCTGCCCGGTGTTCTGCTCTCCTGTATCCGGAGCCACCGTTCGATTTCGATGAGCGAGGGCTTTGTGGTCTGTGCGCTCGGCTGGATTGTGCTCTCGCTCTTCGGTGCCCTTCCCTTTTACATCAGCAGAGAGATTCCGCGCTACATCGACTGCTGGTTTGAGACCGTGTCCGGCTTTACGACCACGGGGTCCAGCATACTCACCGAGGTAGAGGGCATGTCGCACGGCCTTCTCTACTGGAGAAGCTTTACCCACTGGATCGGCGGCATGGGCGTGCTGGTCTTTCTGCTCGCGATTTTGCCGCTCGCCAAGGGGGACGGCGAGCCCTTCAACTTAATGAAGGCAGAGAGCCCGGGCCCCTCGGTC encodes the following:
- a CDS encoding efflux RND transporter permease subunit — encoded protein: MIHKLAKRITEKPRFVLFVAILLLIPALLGYIGTRTNYDVLSYLPKDVRSVQGEQLLEDPFQAAATSMVVVEGMPPAYTDELLESIQKVPHVSNAFWISDTLGIQIPTDMLPAKLRDNFYAGKATLMIVQFDTALSADETMDAIVQIRALTNEKCFVAGMSAMVQDIKELVISELPIYTVITVILMLTVLLLSFESYVMPFLLLANIGMAVLYNMGSNIFLGEISYITKAIAAILQLGVTVDYSIFLFHRYEEEKQKQSNKQEAMANAISSAFVSLSGSSLTTIAGFLALCAMRFTMGRDMGIVMAKGVVIGIACVILILPCLILVFDEAIEKYKHKSLFPDFTNFNRSLLKHRRLLIILFLFALVPAYYSQKNTDIYYQISRSLPSDLPSLRSNEKLKEEFKTATEHVVILDKSLDNGKLGEMEAELKEVPGISHVISYNSLIGSGIPEFFLPEKIRKIFRSDDRQLLMMTSELEPATDETKAQLTKVQEIVYRYDPNAYLTGEAAMTEDLREVFTRDNLTTNALSVLSIFVIVMFVFRSPTVPAALILTIELAIYINQGLVYWMGDSISFIAPILIGAIQLGATVDYAILVSSRFQEEIRNGKDREEAAVLAGATSDASIITSSLGMFAATVGVAIVSKMYLIKEVCMLLARGALISAFIVAFMLPCILYVLEPLFRKTSLHWDKLPEKKKAKRKTPRAQSEETAASTAAL
- the trkA gene encoding Trk system potassium transporter TrkA → MNIIVVGNGKIGELLVQQLSKEGHDVVVVDSNAARIRSLEEKLDVSTVVGNGASIEILREAGAENCDILIAVSNSDEVNLLTALVAKKLGCEYTVARVRSPEYDREMNLLKTSFGINLSVNPEKTCAKEIFRLLQFPSFLTRNSFAGGRAEMVELIVPEEGKLTDRKLMELAPLLDKKALICTIERDGEVLVPSGSTELRAGDKLAVAAATADLPFLLRRFGIPTLDVKQVMIVGGSATARYLATDLINAGLSVTIVESDREKCKALEDLLPKASIIHGDGSLQHLLAEEGIANMDAVVPLTGIDEENILISLYAHSVGTKKTITKVNRTEYLNLFGQEHLGAVVSPKSLTANEITRYTRAASQSREGSVETLHTIGGGAIEALGFTVPEEASFVNKPIMELPLKPSTLIASIVRNQRVIIPGGQDCLMRGDSIVVIASADRMISNFADIFRERGGEA